A DNA window from Candidatus Binatia bacterium contains the following coding sequences:
- a CDS encoding universal stress protein: MLIKRILVPVDFSTDSLNALTYAGDFAKTFGAELLLLYVVEPIYYATPTDMYAVNANVAMLLDEQRRLGEQQFARIAATLKKQGRRFRTVIKTGSASQVIVDSVNRERADLVIMATHGRTGLAHMFMGSVAEKVVRTASCPVLTVRGVGTKQRKPVKKAPAKAR; the protein is encoded by the coding sequence ATGCTGATCAAGCGGATACTTGTTCCTGTCGATTTTTCCACTGACTCCCTCAACGCGCTGACCTACGCGGGTGACTTCGCCAAGACCTTCGGCGCCGAACTTCTGCTGCTCTACGTCGTGGAGCCGATCTACTACGCCACGCCGACGGACATGTACGCCGTGAACGCGAATGTGGCCATGCTGCTGGACGAGCAACGCCGTCTGGGAGAGCAGCAATTCGCGCGCATCGCTGCCACACTGAAGAAACAGGGGCGGCGCTTCCGGACAGTGATCAAGACCGGTTCGGCGTCGCAGGTCATCGTCGACAGCGTCAACCGTGAGCGCGCCGACCTGGTCATCATGGCCACCCACGGACGGACCGGCCTGGCACACATGTTCATGGGCAGCGTCGCGGAGAAGGTCGTACGCACGGCCTCCTGCCCGGTACTCACGGTACGCGGCGTGGGAACGAAGCAGCGGAAGCCGGTGAAAAAAGCACCGGCGAAGGCTCGCTGA
- a CDS encoding alanine dehydrogenase translates to TRKMVRTMKPGTAIVDISIDQGGCIETSRPTTLDAPIYIAERVVHYCVTNMPAIVPRTSTFALTNATLSYAVELAEKGLRRALRENPALQRGANVLDGQVTHAGVAEAFGLEHTPVEQLI, encoded by the coding sequence GACGCGTAAGATGGTGCGTACCATGAAACCCGGCACTGCCATCGTGGACATCTCGATCGATCAGGGTGGGTGCATCGAAACCTCCCGCCCGACCACGCTCGACGCGCCCATCTATATTGCGGAGCGCGTCGTCCACTATTGTGTCACCAACATGCCGGCGATCGTGCCGCGCACGTCGACCTTTGCGCTGACCAACGCCACGCTATCCTATGCAGTGGAGTTGGCGGAGAAGGGACTGCGGCGCGCCCTGCGCGAGAACCCGGCTCTGCAACGCGGGGCCAACGTGTTGGACGGCCAGGTGACGCACGCCGGCGTAGCGGAAGCCTTCGGCCTGGAGCACACGCCGGTCGAACAACTGATCTAG